From Streptomyces sp. GSL17-111, one genomic window encodes:
- a CDS encoding hydantoinase/oxoprolinase family protein — translation MGDLRVAMDIGGTFTDVVVHDARTGCYRAAKASTTPGDLTEGVLSALRAVVDSEAGISFLVHGTTQGLNALLQRRGARVLLLASAAAADTYHIARGPRTRLYDLHYRKPEPLVPLRDIVPVGGRIDAEGREIEPLDEATVREAATRFRAEGFTAVAVGYLFSHVNPAHERRTRDILLEELGPDLTLSLSHEAANEWREYERTSSAVTEAYIGPVVRRYLSGLTEALAARGVTAPLHVMQSSGGVITAGSARRRPLQTLLSGPVGGTMGGVELARVLKRPDLICVDMGGTSFDVSLVVDGRPDVAAEARLEGLPILMSVVDLHTIGAGGGSVARTEAGGLRVGPRSAGADPGPVCYGRGGTEPTVTDANLVLGRVDERGFAGGRLALDTGAATAALARLGGTLGLGTRAMAEGVCDVANAKMAQAIRTITVSRGIEPRRFTLVAFGGAGPMHSVFLARELGIEEVVVPRFPGALSAWGMLQTEIRRDFAEPYFRLDADLDGAALAARLTEVTDRALASLDSEGVPQDARRAEAAVDIRYAAQEYTLTVPLNGPREPLDADFTSTVEKRFATAHHSRYGHANPGAPIEFTALRVTAFGDLGRLRPEVLPPAEDADVPFAERAVVFGGREHRTRVVAREDLRPGHAFGGPAVITEDTATTVVPPGHRVTVAASGVLVINGEAR, via the coding sequence ATGGGTGACTTACGGGTGGCGATGGACATCGGGGGCACGTTCACCGACGTCGTCGTCCACGACGCACGGACCGGGTGCTACCGGGCGGCCAAGGCCTCGACCACGCCCGGCGATCTCACCGAGGGGGTGCTCAGCGCCCTGCGGGCCGTCGTGGACTCCGAGGCCGGGATCTCCTTCCTCGTGCACGGGACGACGCAGGGCCTCAACGCCCTCCTCCAACGGCGTGGCGCGCGGGTGCTGTTGCTCGCCTCGGCGGCCGCTGCGGACACCTACCACATCGCGCGGGGGCCGCGCACGCGGCTGTACGACCTCCACTACCGCAAGCCGGAACCGCTGGTGCCGCTGCGGGACATCGTCCCCGTGGGCGGCCGGATCGACGCCGAGGGGCGGGAGATCGAGCCGCTGGACGAGGCCACCGTGCGCGAGGCGGCGACGCGCTTCCGTGCCGAGGGGTTCACGGCCGTCGCCGTCGGATACCTGTTCAGCCACGTCAACCCCGCACACGAACGGCGCACCCGGGACATCCTCCTGGAGGAGCTGGGTCCCGACCTGACGCTCTCCCTCTCCCACGAGGCGGCCAACGAGTGGCGGGAGTACGAACGCACCTCGTCGGCGGTGACGGAGGCCTACATCGGCCCGGTGGTGCGGCGCTACCTCAGCGGTCTGACGGAAGCACTCGCCGCGCGGGGGGTGACGGCGCCCCTGCACGTCATGCAGTCCTCCGGCGGCGTCATCACGGCCGGGTCGGCACGCCGCAGACCCCTGCAGACCCTGCTGTCCGGTCCGGTCGGCGGCACGATGGGCGGGGTGGAGCTCGCCCGCGTCCTGAAGCGGCCCGACCTCATCTGCGTGGACATGGGCGGGACGTCCTTCGACGTGTCACTGGTCGTCGACGGCCGACCGGACGTCGCGGCCGAGGCCCGGCTGGAGGGCCTGCCGATCCTGATGAGCGTGGTGGACCTGCACACCATCGGTGCGGGCGGCGGTTCGGTCGCGCGGACGGAGGCGGGCGGGCTGCGCGTCGGCCCACGTTCGGCGGGCGCCGATCCGGGCCCGGTCTGCTACGGCCGGGGCGGGACGGAACCCACGGTGACGGACGCCAACCTCGTGCTGGGCCGCGTCGACGAGCGGGGGTTCGCCGGGGGCCGGCTGGCCCTGGACACCGGCGCCGCCACCGCCGCGCTCGCCCGGCTCGGCGGCACCCTGGGCCTGGGAACGCGGGCGATGGCCGAGGGCGTCTGCGACGTGGCGAACGCCAAGATGGCGCAGGCGATCCGCACGATCACCGTCTCCCGGGGCATCGAGCCGCGCCGCTTCACCCTGGTCGCCTTCGGTGGTGCCGGGCCGATGCACAGCGTCTTCCTCGCACGGGAACTGGGGATCGAGGAGGTCGTGGTGCCCCGGTTCCCCGGCGCGCTCTCCGCCTGGGGCATGCTCCAGACCGAGATTCGGCGGGACTTCGCCGAACCGTACTTCCGGCTGGACGCCGACCTGGACGGCGCGGCCCTGGCCGCCCGGCTCACCGAGGTCACCGACCGGGCGCTGGCGTCGCTGGACAGCGAGGGCGTCCCCCAGGACGCGCGCCGGGCCGAGGCGGCCGTCGACATCCGCTACGCCGCGCAGGAGTACACGCTGACGGTGCCGCTCAACGGCCCCCGGGAGCCGTTGGACGCGGACTTCACGAGCACGGTGGAGAAACGATTCGCCACTGCGCACCACAGCCGGTACGGGCACGCCAACCCGGGGGCTCCGATCGAGTTCACCGCGCTGCGCGTGACGGCGTTCGGCGACCTCGGCCGGCTGCGGCCCGAGGTGCTGCCACCGGCCGAGGACGCGGACGTCCCCTTCGCCGAGCGGGCCGTGGTGTTCGGCGGGCGCGAGCACCGGACGCGCGTCGTGGCCCGCGAGGACCTCCGGCCCGGCCACGCGTTCGGCGGACCGGCCGTCATCACCGAGGACACCGCCACCACCGTCGTCCCGCCGGGCCACCGGGTCACGGTGGCGGCCTCCGGCGTCCTCGTCATCAACGGGGAGGCGCGATGA
- a CDS encoding hydantoinase B/oxoprolinase family protein translates to MTPTTAAAGREAVDPVTVEIIRNAVIAAADDMNATLMRSSYTPIIYECGDCVVALLDDEHQVLGQSAGLPIFLGNLESCTRATEERFGRSVWQPGDVWILNDSYLGGTHLNDVTIFGPVFIEGELAGFTATRAHWIDVGSKDPGGSMDSVSIFQEGLRMGPQKLVEGGADVPGVLDTIATNVRFPYPTTGDMNAMVATVRTGQRRLAEIVARFGLATLRAARDEIFRQTERLERAVIQGVPDGVYTAEGFLDNDGIDLGAPVPVRLRITVSGSDVEFDVTESADQTTGPVNCGVAQAVSACRVGYKLLVSPDVPGNGGSFRPLAVRVREGSVFGALPPAACQWYFSHLGLLIDLVAKALAPALPDRVAAASHGDSMVVMFAGTDPRVARPYVSLEATLGGWGAWHGGDGQDALINNVNGSLKDLPVEVLEARYPLRVTRYRIRPDSGGAGRWRGGNGVLREYEALADCTVSLWFERSVTPAWGLAGGRDAAPPEVVINPGRPDERRLLKCNGVGLRAGDVVRCLTGGGGGYGDPADRDPRAVRADVLDGQVSPAHAAAAYGRATDASPGGTRGASEG, encoded by the coding sequence ATGACGCCCACCACCGCCGCCGCAGGGCGGGAAGCCGTCGACCCGGTGACCGTGGAGATCATCCGCAACGCCGTCATCGCCGCCGCCGACGACATGAACGCCACTCTCATGCGCTCGTCCTACACCCCGATCATCTACGAGTGCGGTGACTGCGTCGTGGCGCTGCTGGACGACGAGCACCAGGTGCTGGGGCAGTCGGCCGGGCTGCCCATCTTCCTGGGGAACCTGGAGAGCTGCACACGGGCCACCGAGGAGCGCTTCGGCCGCTCGGTGTGGCAGCCCGGCGACGTGTGGATCCTCAACGACTCCTATCTGGGCGGCACGCACCTCAACGACGTGACGATCTTCGGGCCGGTCTTCATCGAGGGGGAACTGGCGGGCTTCACCGCCACCCGGGCGCACTGGATCGATGTGGGCTCCAAGGACCCGGGCGGGTCGATGGACTCCGTGAGCATCTTCCAGGAGGGCCTGCGCATGGGGCCGCAGAAGCTCGTCGAGGGCGGCGCGGACGTCCCCGGGGTGCTCGACACCATCGCCACCAACGTGCGCTTCCCCTACCCCACGACGGGTGACATGAACGCCATGGTCGCCACCGTCCGGACGGGGCAGCGGCGGTTGGCGGAGATCGTCGCGCGCTTCGGGCTCGCGACGCTCCGGGCGGCGCGCGACGAGATCTTCCGCCAGACCGAACGCCTCGAACGCGCCGTGATCCAGGGCGTCCCCGACGGCGTCTACACCGCCGAGGGGTTCCTCGACAACGACGGCATCGACCTCGGCGCCCCCGTCCCGGTGCGGCTGCGGATCACCGTCTCCGGCTCCGACGTCGAGTTCGACGTGACGGAGTCCGCCGACCAGACCACCGGGCCGGTCAACTGCGGCGTGGCCCAGGCCGTCTCGGCCTGCCGGGTGGGGTACAAGCTGCTGGTCAGCCCGGACGTGCCCGGCAACGGCGGCTCCTTCCGGCCGCTGGCGGTCCGGGTGCGCGAGGGCTCCGTCTTCGGGGCGCTTCCTCCGGCCGCCTGCCAATGGTACTTCTCCCACCTGGGCCTGCTCATCGACCTGGTGGCCAAGGCCCTCGCGCCGGCGCTGCCCGACCGGGTGGCGGCGGCCAGCCACGGCGACTCCATGGTGGTGATGTTCGCCGGTACCGACCCCCGGGTCGCGCGCCCCTACGTCAGTCTGGAGGCCACGCTCGGCGGGTGGGGCGCGTGGCACGGCGGCGACGGCCAGGACGCCCTCATCAACAACGTCAACGGCTCGCTCAAGGACCTGCCGGTGGAGGTCCTTGAGGCCCGGTACCCCCTGCGCGTCACGCGGTACCGCATCCGTCCGGACTCCGGGGGCGCGGGGCGCTGGCGCGGCGGCAACGGCGTGCTGCGGGAGTACGAGGCGCTGGCCGACTGCACCGTGTCGCTGTGGTTCGAGCGCTCGGTGACACCCGCCTGGGGGCTGGCCGGCGGCCGCGACGCGGCGCCGCCCGAGGTGGTGATCAACCCGGGGCGCCCCGACGAGCGGCGGCTGCTGAAGTGCAACGGCGTGGGGCTGCGCGCGGGGGACGTCGTGCGCTGCCTGACCGGGGGCGGCGGCGGGTACGGCGACCCCGCCGATCGCGACCCGCGGGCGGTGCGGGCCGACGTGCTGGACGGCCAGGTCTCCCCCGCCCACGCGGCGGCGGCGTACGGACGGGCCACGGACGCGTCCCCCGGTGGGACGCGGGGCGCGTCAGAGGGCTGA
- a CDS encoding PucR family transcriptional regulator — translation MSRSRPSGPLTVAELVRFGPLSGAQVRAGSRLDRPVTGVSLISDLDQARRCAPETAMVLHPAAAHGSWALEAAMRFAWERNASCVVAPASVTVTGSTPQLAERLRMPLLSVADPARLALDLAVAVADTEAARARLIARCAVLFSERHNLRDIVGAINAEVPGALVALLTQEGHLLAGRAAAGRGDDPGAAHDRRVCVPVPGPDGGPWATLVAQLTEASPSWADTVTTILKLARSSITAAGAGLRMSLSHQAGRDRLLLETLLRTGPGSAPTAPPPSTGAADEEPDAVEPGAVEPEAEQMAREAGWPVDGLHVAVRLRPAEPVTADLDGAAAGVIAAWQTGRFAAPLVPQNGGWTTWFTDTDPGQVSRLVRRRLAQARIPLPLTAGVGEPGEGLDGLRDSVAQAELAAVAASRRAPGTVERYAELGPRVVLANLPVAELAAAARTLLAPLLADPKAEVLLVTLAALLDCAGSTGQTAARLGVHRNTVLGRLERIRARGVDPDAPDGRLALHLACHALLSTEPFATGRPSAL, via the coding sequence ATGAGCCGCAGCCGTCCGTCCGGCCCGCTGACGGTGGCCGAACTGGTCCGCTTCGGCCCGCTCAGCGGCGCTCAGGTACGCGCCGGCAGCAGGCTCGACCGGCCGGTGACGGGCGTGAGCCTCATCTCCGACCTCGACCAGGCCCGGCGCTGCGCCCCCGAGACCGCCATGGTCCTGCACCCGGCCGCCGCGCACGGCAGCTGGGCGCTGGAGGCGGCGATGCGGTTCGCCTGGGAACGCAACGCCTCCTGCGTGGTCGCACCCGCCTCCGTCACGGTGACCGGCTCCACCCCGCAGCTCGCCGAGCGGCTGCGGATGCCGCTGCTGTCCGTCGCCGATCCGGCCCGGCTCGCCCTCGACCTCGCGGTGGCCGTCGCCGACACGGAGGCCGCCAGAGCCCGGCTCATCGCCCGGTGCGCCGTGCTGTTCAGCGAACGGCACAACCTGCGCGACATCGTCGGGGCCATCAACGCCGAGGTGCCCGGCGCCCTGGTCGCGCTGCTCACCCAGGAGGGCCACCTGCTGGCCGGACGGGCCGCGGCGGGCCGAGGCGACGACCCGGGGGCCGCGCACGACCGGCGGGTCTGCGTGCCCGTGCCCGGGCCCGACGGAGGACCGTGGGCCACGCTCGTCGCCCAGCTCACCGAGGCGTCCCCCTCGTGGGCCGACACGGTCACCACCATCCTCAAGCTCGCCCGGTCCTCCATCACCGCGGCCGGAGCCGGACTCCGGATGTCCCTCTCCCACCAGGCGGGACGGGACCGGCTGCTCCTGGAGACCCTGCTGCGCACCGGGCCCGGCTCCGCACCGACGGCCCCACCGCCGTCCACCGGGGCCGCCGACGAGGAGCCCGACGCCGTGGAGCCGGGGGCCGTGGAGCCGGAGGCCGAGCAGATGGCCCGGGAGGCCGGCTGGCCCGTGGACGGGCTGCACGTGGCGGTACGGCTGCGCCCCGCCGAGCCCGTCACCGCCGACCTCGACGGCGCCGCCGCCGGCGTCATCGCGGCCTGGCAGACGGGCCGGTTCGCCGCGCCGCTCGTGCCGCAGAACGGGGGCTGGACGACCTGGTTCACGGACACCGACCCGGGCCAGGTGTCCCGGCTCGTGCGGCGCAGGCTCGCCCAGGCGCGCATACCGCTGCCCCTGACGGCCGGGGTCGGCGAGCCGGGGGAGGGGCTCGACGGCCTGCGCGACTCCGTGGCCCAGGCGGAACTGGCCGCCGTCGCCGCCAGCCGCCGCGCCCCGGGCACGGTGGAGCGGTACGCCGAACTCGGGCCGCGCGTCGTCCTCGCCAACCTGCCCGTCGCCGAACTCGCGGCGGCCGCCCGCACCCTGCTCGCTCCGCTGCTGGCCGACCCCAAGGCCGAGGTCCTGCTCGTCACCCTCGCCGCGCTTCTGGACTGCGCGGGCTCCACGGGGCAGACGGCGGCCCGGCTCGGCGTCCACCGCAACACGGTCCTCGGCCGCCTGGAACGCATCCGGGCGCGCGGCGTCGACCCCGACGCGCCGGACGGCCGTCTGGCGCTCCACCTGGCCTGCCACGCCCTGCTGAGCACCGAGCCGTTCGCCACCGGGCGGCCGTCAGCCCTCTGA
- a CDS encoding DUF917 domain-containing protein gives MNPEPLRHIAAADLPVLVAGNELLSSGRGAAALDGLTVCVAALLEQYGPVPLVPLDALPPEARCVAVGAVGGFAPLIELPFSGDEFAGAVRALEDRLGHRVDAIVALNSAGPNALVPLAAAAALGLPLVDCDGMGRILPLIHQTTYALAGLPVGPLAAMSAAGDAVVLDTSTARADLLLRGVVDASGGLMACAMYPATAARLRHAAIRGATSRIVRMGELLTTQNRHAAVLAGLARTVGARLLASGRVVALDLPGPTAGARQYPSMPTSIVVSDPATDGPVVRLEAQNEILLALVDGAVVAAVPDVVCLLDRQELRPVGLEGIAVGDHVDVLVVPAAPMWHTPEGLALAGPRAFGFPVRHPNEEGNR, from the coding sequence GTGAACCCCGAGCCGCTGCGCCACATCGCCGCCGCCGACCTGCCCGTCCTCGTCGCCGGGAACGAACTGCTCAGCTCCGGCCGGGGCGCGGCGGCGCTCGACGGCCTGACGGTCTGCGTCGCCGCCCTGCTCGAGCAGTACGGCCCCGTGCCGCTCGTGCCCCTGGACGCGCTGCCGCCCGAGGCGCGGTGCGTCGCCGTCGGCGCCGTCGGGGGGTTCGCCCCGCTGATCGAACTTCCCTTCAGCGGCGACGAGTTCGCCGGGGCCGTCCGGGCCCTGGAGGACCGCCTCGGGCACCGCGTCGACGCGATCGTCGCCCTCAACTCCGCCGGCCCCAACGCGCTGGTGCCCCTCGCCGCGGCCGCCGCCCTCGGGCTGCCCCTGGTCGACTGCGACGGCATGGGCCGTATCCTCCCGCTCATCCACCAGACGACGTACGCGCTCGCCGGACTGCCCGTCGGCCCGCTCGCCGCCATGAGCGCCGCCGGGGACGCCGTCGTGCTCGACACCTCCACCGCCCGGGCCGACCTGCTCCTGCGCGGGGTGGTGGACGCCTCCGGCGGGCTGATGGCCTGTGCCATGTACCCGGCGACGGCGGCCCGGCTGCGGCACGCGGCCATCCGCGGGGCGACCAGCCGCATCGTGCGGATGGGCGAGCTGCTGACCACCCAGAACCGGCACGCCGCCGTCCTCGCCGGGCTGGCCCGCACGGTCGGGGCCCGGCTGCTGGCCAGCGGCCGGGTCGTCGCGCTCGACCTGCCCGGCCCCACGGCGGGAGCCCGTCAGTACCCGTCGATGCCGACCAGCATCGTCGTCTCCGACCCGGCCACCGACGGTCCCGTGGTGCGGCTGGAGGCCCAGAACGAGATCCTGCTGGCGCTCGTCGACGGCGCCGTCGTCGCGGCCGTGCCCGACGTCGTGTGCCTGCTGGACCGTCAGGAGCTGCGGCCGGTGGGCCTGGAGGGGATCGCCGTCGGGGACCACGTCGACGTCCTGGTCGTCCCGGCGGCGCCGATGTGGCACACCCCCGAAGGTCTCGCGCTCGCCGGGCCGCGCGCCTTCGGCTTCCCCGTGCGTCATCCGAACGAGGAGGGCAACCGATGA
- a CDS encoding DUF309 domain-containing protein: MRDRDEEGRARNARPRDGLGRPLPYGAPGVERQPEGVVRTPLESLTEAQRLLDQGKPFHAHEVLEDAWKSGPDGERELWRGLAQLAVGVTHAARGNAVGAASLLRRGARSVGPYAAEPPHGVDVAGLVAWAEVLAGELGETGAVSSAAAIAPRLRGPRGSFRP, translated from the coding sequence ATGCGGGATCGTGACGAGGAGGGCCGGGCCCGCAACGCCCGGCCCCGCGACGGGCTCGGCCGGCCGCTGCCGTACGGCGCGCCCGGCGTCGAGCGGCAGCCCGAAGGCGTCGTGCGGACGCCGCTGGAGTCCCTGACGGAGGCCCAGCGGCTACTGGACCAGGGCAAGCCGTTCCACGCGCACGAGGTGCTGGAGGACGCCTGGAAGTCCGGACCGGACGGCGAGCGGGAACTGTGGCGCGGTCTGGCCCAGTTGGCCGTGGGGGTGACGCACGCCGCCCGGGGCAACGCGGTGGGCGCGGCGTCGTTGCTGCGGCGGGGCGCGCGCAGCGTCGGCCCCTACGCCGCCGAGCCCCCGCACGGCGTCGACGTGGCCGGGCTCGTCGCGTGGGCGGAGGTGCTCGCCGGGGAGTTGGGCGAGACGGGAGCCGTCTCCTCGGCCGCCGCGATCGCGCCACGACTGCGGGGTCCGAGGGGCTCGTTTCGGCCGTGA
- a CDS encoding TetR/AcrR family transcriptional regulator yields the protein MGERKETPATGLPPGIEAAWGLREPPGKGPRRGLSTERIVGAGIALAAAEGIEAVSMARVAAELGVSAMALYRYVAAKDELIVLMEDAAVGPPPDPPEVTGWRAGLASWARAHRAVLHRNLWLLRLPISTPPATPHSVAWMERGLCHLSGTGLEVGEKLGVLSLVGGYVRTEASLTADLASAARRSGGTLEQASAAYGRLLARLADPERFPEVRRVVDSGVLAGPQVEDEEFEFGLARVLDGVEVMVKERGDAGS from the coding sequence ATGGGAGAGCGCAAGGAGACGCCGGCGACGGGGCTGCCACCGGGCATCGAAGCGGCCTGGGGGCTGCGGGAACCGCCGGGCAAGGGGCCGCGCCGAGGGCTCAGCACCGAGCGGATCGTCGGCGCGGGCATCGCACTGGCGGCGGCGGAGGGGATCGAGGCCGTCTCCATGGCCCGGGTCGCCGCGGAGCTCGGTGTCTCCGCCATGGCGCTCTACCGCTACGTCGCGGCCAAGGACGAGCTCATCGTGCTGATGGAGGACGCCGCCGTCGGGCCACCGCCCGACCCGCCGGAGGTCACGGGGTGGCGGGCCGGGCTGGCCTCCTGGGCCCGGGCGCACCGGGCCGTCCTCCACCGGAACCTGTGGCTCCTGCGGCTGCCGATCAGCACTCCGCCGGCCACCCCCCACTCCGTCGCGTGGATGGAGCGGGGGCTGTGCCACCTCTCCGGGACCGGCCTGGAGGTGGGTGAGAAGCTCGGGGTGCTCAGCCTCGTCGGAGGGTACGTGCGGACGGAGGCCTCCCTGACGGCGGACCTCGCCTCCGCCGCGCGCCGGTCGGGCGGCACCCTGGAGCAGGCCTCCGCCGCCTACGGCCGCCTGCTCGCCCGGCTGGCCGACCCCGAACGGTTCCCCGAGGTGCGCCGGGTGGTCGACTCCGGGGTGCTGGCCGGACCGCAGGTGGAGGACGAGGAGTTCGAGTTCGGCCTCGCCCGGGTTCTGGACGGTGTCGAGGTGATGGTGAAGGAGCGCGGTGATGCGGGATCGTGA
- a CDS encoding ATP-binding cassette domain-containing protein, with protein MQGVTAVEAEGLRKSYGSVEVLRGIDLSVPRGGVFALLGPNGAGKTTTVRILATLVPADAGRAVVAGADVRRERSRVRRRISLTGQYAAVDEMLTGAENLRLTARLAGHPRGAARRRADELLERFALTEAARRRVATYSGGMRRRLDIAACLVGSPEVVFLDEPSTGLDPRSRQTLWDVVRELASGGVTVLLTTQYLEEADRLAGRVAVVDDGRIVAEGGPAELKARVGERRLHLTLRDADSYARLVSALGPRAVHRDPEHHAVGLATDGGAAHVRALLDEVDPTRAEVTRFEVRGATLDDVFLALTGTHPTAPAHPAGSHREEPVRG; from the coding sequence ATGCAGGGTGTGACGGCCGTCGAGGCCGAGGGACTGCGGAAGTCCTACGGGTCCGTGGAGGTCCTGAGGGGAATCGACCTGTCGGTCCCGCGCGGCGGTGTGTTCGCCCTGCTGGGGCCCAACGGCGCGGGCAAGACGACGACCGTGCGCATCCTCGCCACGCTCGTGCCGGCCGACGCGGGCCGGGCCGTCGTGGCCGGCGCGGACGTGCGCCGTGAACGGTCCCGGGTCCGCCGGAGGATCAGCCTGACCGGCCAGTACGCGGCCGTGGACGAGATGCTGACCGGGGCGGAGAACCTCCGTCTGACGGCCCGCCTCGCCGGACACCCGCGCGGCGCGGCCCGGCGCCGCGCCGACGAGCTGCTGGAGCGGTTCGCCCTCACCGAGGCGGCCCGGCGGCGCGTCGCGACCTACTCCGGAGGCATGCGGCGGCGCCTGGACATCGCGGCCTGCCTGGTGGGCTCCCCCGAAGTGGTCTTCCTCGACGAGCCGAGCACCGGGCTCGACCCGCGCAGCCGCCAGACCCTGTGGGACGTCGTCCGGGAACTCGCCTCGGGCGGCGTCACCGTCCTCCTCACCACGCAGTACCTGGAGGAGGCCGACCGGCTCGCCGGACGGGTGGCCGTCGTCGACGACGGGCGCATCGTCGCCGAGGGTGGCCCGGCCGAGCTGAAGGCGCGCGTGGGCGAGCGACGGCTGCACCTGACGCTGCGCGACGCGGACTCTTACGCACGGCTGGTGAGCGCGCTCGGCCCCCGGGCCGTCCACCGCGACCCGGAGCACCACGCCGTCGGGCTCGCAACCGACGGCGGCGCGGCCCACGTACGGGCCCTGCTCGACGAGGTCGACCCCACCCGCGCCGAGGTGACCCGCTTCGAGGTGCGCGGAGCCACCCTCGACGACGTCTTCCTGGCCCTCACCGGTACGCACCCGACCGCCCCGGCCCACCCGGCCGGCTCACACCGTGAGGAGCCCGTCCGTGGCTGA
- a CDS encoding ABC transporter permease, producing the protein MVGRSLRLSVRNVDAVLASLVLPVMLMLVFVYFFGGAIDTGTPHRDYVTYVAPGVLILCAGYGASMTAVSVSRDMAEGVIDRFRSLDVSGTAVLTGHVAASTVRNLAATATVLAVALAIGFRPAADPAGWLAALGVLLAYVVALAWLAAVVGLLARSAEAAGGFTFFVLFLPYPSSAFVPIDTMPGWLHGFAEHQPVTPVIESLRALLLDRPAGDAPWLALAWSAGLTALALPLCALAFRRRTS; encoded by the coding sequence ATGGTCGGCCGCTCGCTGCGGCTCTCCGTCCGCAACGTCGACGCGGTCCTCGCCTCCCTGGTGCTGCCCGTCATGCTGATGCTGGTCTTCGTCTACTTCTTCGGCGGTGCCATCGACACGGGCACACCCCACCGGGACTACGTCACCTACGTCGCCCCCGGCGTGCTCATCCTGTGCGCCGGGTACGGCGCGTCGATGACCGCCGTCAGCGTCAGCCGGGACATGGCGGAGGGCGTCATCGACCGCTTCCGCTCCCTGGACGTCAGCGGCACCGCCGTCCTCACCGGGCACGTGGCCGCCAGCACGGTGCGCAACCTCGCGGCGACGGCGACGGTGCTGGCCGTCGCCCTGGCCATCGGCTTCCGTCCGGCGGCCGACCCGGCCGGCTGGCTCGCCGCCCTGGGCGTCCTGCTGGCCTACGTCGTGGCCCTGGCGTGGCTGGCCGCCGTCGTGGGGCTGCTCGCGCGCTCCGCCGAGGCGGCGGGGGGCTTCACGTTCTTCGTCCTCTTCCTGCCCTACCCGAGCAGCGCCTTCGTGCCGATCGACACGATGCCGGGCTGGCTGCACGGCTTCGCGGAGCACCAGCCGGTCACCCCCGTGATCGAGTCGCTGCGGGCGCTGCTGCTGGACCGGCCGGCCGGTGACGCCCCCTGGCTGGCCCTGGCGTGGAGCGCGGGCCTGACGGCCCTGGCCCTCCCGCTGTGCGCCCTCGCCTTCCGGCGGCGCACCTCCTAG